The window AAATTTTAATGTTTTTTGAATTTAAATTTGCCGATTACATTATTTTTCACTCTCCGATAGAGAAGCCGATTGTACAAGATTAAAAGTTTTCCGCGCTTTTAGGTGTTTTTTTATTTCTTGTATAGCTATTATTATACCGGCAATAAAAATTATAAAATAAATAATTATTAAAAAATAAAAATATACATAGTTAAATAAAAATATAAAAAAATTATTAATTGAATGAACAAAAATAGGAACATAAATATTATTGCTTTTTTCATAACAATAAGCCAATAAAATTCCTACTAAAAATAAAAAGAATGTATTTATTCCAAAACCGTACTTTGGTATGTGTAAAAGAGCAAAAAGTATTGAAGAAATAAGTACACCAATAAAGGCATTACTTATTTCTTTTAATTTATTATACATAAGCCCTCTATATAGTATTTCTTCAAAAATAGGACTGATAATTACTGTAGCTATAAACATAAAAGGTTCAAAACAAGGCCTTAGCGATTTTTCTAAAATCAGAATATCATATATAGTAATATTTTTTTTGCCACTTAAAATATCATTAAAGTATTTAAAAAAATTAAAAAGAAAAGCATTATCAAAGATAAAGTATATTATATAATATATCATTCCAATTGATAATATATAAATCAAACTTTTTACAATAAAAAAGAAATTTAATTTTTTATAAGTAAATATTATCTTCATTTCTTTTAGATACAATAAATATAAAACAATTATAAATAGTAAAGATATTAGAAGGTCAACAATTTTATTATATTTACCGAATAAAGCATAATAGCAATTATAAAAATTATTTAATAAAAACTTATGAATATACGAATTTATATAAAAAACAAGAATATACAGCATAAAAAGAATGCACAGATCTTTTATTACTTTTTTATTCATAATCCATACCCTATAATAAGAACATCGAAGGAAAAATAATATCGCTACAAAATAATTTTCTTAAGTTTATATTTCCCTCCGATATCTAATTTAAGTCTATCATCCAAAATTTCATCTGTCAAACATAAATTTACGAAATTTATAAAAATTTCAATTTTATTTAACAAATTTTAATTTTTTTTCACGTTTAAATATGCCGACTTTTAGGCCTCAGTTACCTATCTTCGATTTTAAATTTTCAAGTTCTTTTTCTTTTGTCTGAGTTTCGGCATCAAGAGTTTTATTGCTATCTTCAAGTTCTAAGCGTTTTGCTTGGATTTCTTTTAATTCGGTTTCGATATACTCTTCCAATGACATAGTATCTCCGTCAAGGCCGGAATCGAACCTGATTTCTTTTTTTAGAGGACTTAAAATAAGTTTTATAAAATTTTCGGCCAGTTTTAAAACGGCATCATTCATAAAATTCGTTTCAAGGCCCTGACTTAAACGGGTTTGGTATTCTTGTTCACATAGATCTGCATATTGATTTGCCTTTTTTACCTCGGATTGACCGTTTAAGATATTATATGTTTTAATATTG of the Treponema denticola ATCC 35405 genome contains:
- a CDS encoding CPBP family intramembrane glutamic endopeptidase produces the protein MNKKVIKDLCILFMLYILVFYINSYIHKFLLNNFYNCYYALFGKYNKIVDLLISLLFIIVLYLLYLKEMKIIFTYKKLNFFFIVKSLIYILSIGMIYYIIYFIFDNAFLFNFFKYFNDILSGKKNITIYDILILEKSLRPCFEPFMFIATVIISPIFEEILYRGLMYNKLKEISNAFIGVLISSILFALLHIPKYGFGINTFFLFLVGILLAYCYEKSNNIYVPIFVHSINNFFIFLFNYVYFYFLIIIYFIIFIAGIIIAIQEIKKHLKARKTFNLVQSASLSESEK